In Erigeron canadensis isolate Cc75 chromosome 6, C_canadensis_v1, whole genome shotgun sequence, the following are encoded in one genomic region:
- the LOC122605687 gene encoding UDP-glycosyltransferase 43-like, giving the protein MMNKRTEVAIIATPTIGNLVPAVEFATHLINHHSNRISVTILDISMPQWPLVHDYIQSHTSTQHIRFIKLSPPNSDQPIDRHKSVIEFISLHIKNHKHIIKETLKNIPLVGLFIDMFCTSMIDVANELNIPCYMFFQSPAAYLSFVLHLTALVAKPGSVTELKVPGFTNLVPPNAFPSYCIDKDELGYSCFIHHTLRYKETKGIVVNTFQELEPYVLESLSSSYNIPPVYPVGPIIDHAGPAKWHGNRSAHEKIIQWLDQQPESSVVFLCFGSMGSLNRVQVREIATGLEKSGYRFLWTIREPPKGKLALPNDYHDFDDDLFPNGFIDRTVGRGLVCGWVSQVSVLAHNAIGGFVSHCGWNSILESIWYGVPIATWPLYAEQHLNAFEMVKELGLSMEIKRLDDKKSDLVLAHDVEKGVRELMDGELRKKVKEMSEKCKKTLVKNGTSYQALDDLVNGILPHV; this is encoded by the coding sequence atgatgaataaacGAACCGAGGTAGCAATTATCGCAACCCCCACAATTGGCAACCTTGTGCCAGCCGTGGAGTTCGCCACACACTTGATCAACCATCATTCGAATCGTATATCCGTCACAATACTCGACATCTCCATGCCTCAATGGCCACTAGTCCACGACTACATCCAATCGCACACTTCAACCCAACACATCCGGTTCATCAAACTTAGCCCACCTAACTCTGATCAACCCATAGACCGACACAAATCGGTCATCGAGTTCATTTCacttcatatcaaaaatcataaacatataattaaggaaacacttaaaaacattcCACTTGTAGGATTATTCATTGATATGTTTTGTACTTCCATGATTGATGTTGCCAATGAACTTAACATTCCATGTTACATGTTTTTTCAATCTCCTGCGGCTTATCTTAGCTTTGTACTTCACCTCACAGCTCTGGTCGCAAAACCAGGTTCTGTGACCGAGTTAAAAGTACCAGGTTTTACTAACCTGGTACCACCAAATGCTTTTCCATCTTATTGTATAGATAAAGATGAACTTGGTTACTCATGTTTTATACATCACACACTTAGGTACAAAGAGACCAAGGGTATTGTCGTAAATACGTTCCAAGAGCTCGAACCCTATGTACTTGAATCTTTGTCTTCTAGTTATAATATACCACCGGTTTACCCGGTTGGGCCGATTATTGATCATGCAGGACCGGCTAAGTGGCATGGAAACCGGTCCGCTCATGAAAAGATCATTCAATGGCTAGATCAACAACCCGAGTCATCGGttgtttttttgtgttttggtAGCATGGGGAGCTTGAACCGGGTTCAAGTGAGAGAAATAGCAACCGGTTTAGAGAAATCTGGATACCGGTTTTTGTGGACTATACGTGAACCGCCAAAAGGAAAGCTAGCGCTTCCAAACGATTAtcatgattttgatgatgatctgTTTCCAAATGGGTTCATTGATCGGACGGTTGGTAGAGGTTTGGTGTGCGGGTGGGTCTCACAAGTAAGTGTGTTGGCCCACAACGCGATTGGTGGGTTCGTGTCACATTGTGGTTGGAACTCGATACTGGAGAGTATATGGTACGGTGTGCCAATTGCCACATGGCCTTTGTATGCTGAACAACATTTGAACGCATTTGAAATGGTCAAAGAGCTTGGATTGAGTATGGAGATAAAAAGATTGGATGATAAAAAGAGCGATTTAGTGTTGGCCCATGATGTGGAGAAAGGTGTGAGGGAGTTGATGGATGGTGAGTTAAGGAAAAAAGTGAAAGAGATGAGTGAAAAGTGTAAGAAGACTCTGGTGAAAAATGGGACTTCTTATCAAGCTTTAGATGACTTGGTAAATGGTATTTTACCTCATGTTTAA
- the LOC122605283 gene encoding DNA polymerase eta, whose translation MPVARPETSDSRIIAHVDMDCFYVQVEQRKQPHLRGQPTAVVQYNSWKGGGLIAVGYEARKDGVKRSMRGDEAKKACPQIQLVQVPVSRGKADLTIYRNAGSEVVSILSRKGRCERASIDEVYLDLTDAAERMLKETPLESLESISEEVLKSHVLGLKADGKDDKETVMEWLQRPDADHRDKLLACGAIIVAELRLQVLRETEFTCSAGIAHNKMLAKLASGMNKPAQQTIVTSSSVKDLLEPLPIKKMKQLGGKLGSSLQTDLGVNTVGDLLQFSEEKLQEFYGVNTGTWLWNIARGISGDEVEGRVLPKSHGSGKTFPGPRALKTLSAVENWLKELCDELSERLQSDLEKNKRIAHTLTLHANAYKSTDTDSHKKFPSKSCPLRYGAGKMQEDAVNLFQAGLREYLGSYTNPLANQCGGWGITNLSVSACKIVAIPSGTSSITRYFHGPDQLHASSEPPVEKIVPEDDNLSPSRSERPCVSHQTEQQTDYDVEPTSIAHDISSSDRHENACKDEASGDFTREAFQLSSGTDSCSTSKQNGLQPGLPEKETKIKHSNNEIRLYNQKRKTTKVNGTSSILRFLQSNAYSSSKQENSSASQETNCSPSGVEQPNKKGENLTQSQNERTNTWSYNVNEIDQSVVDELPPEIQEELRTWVRPQKRQNIVKRDFMCYWGFHLSQLC comes from the exons ATGCCGGTGGCGCGACCAGAAACGTCTGATTCCAGAATTATTGCTCATGTCGACATGGATTGCTTTTATGTTCAAG tgGAGCAACGAAAACAACCTCATCTAAGAGGTCAGCCAACGGCTGTAGTACAATACAATTCTTGGAAAGGTGGAGGTCTGATTGCTGTCGGCTACGAGGCCAGGAAAGATGGGGTGAAACG CTCAATGAGAGGTGATGAGGCAAAGAAAGCTTGTCCACAAATTCAGTTGGTCCAAGTCCCTGTGTCTCGTGGTAAAGCTGACTTGACCATATATCGGAATGCAGGTTCAGAG GTTGTTTCCATTCTTTCAAGGAAGGGGCGATGTGAGCGCGCATCGATTGATGAAGTGTACCTGGACCTCACTGATGCTGCTGAAAGAATGTTGAAAGAAACACCATTAGAAAGCTTGGAGAGTATCAGTGAAGAAGTTCTCAAATCACATGTTTTGGGGCTTAAAGCG GATGGAAAAGATGACAAAGAAACTGTGATGGAATGGCTGCAGCGGCCAGATGCTGATCACCGTGATAAGCTGCTAGCATGTGGAGCTATTATTGTTGCTGAACTCAGGTTGCAAGTTCTACGAGAGACTGAATTTACATGTTCTGCAGGGATTGCTCATAACAAA ATGCTGGCTAAACTAGCAAGTGGTATGAATAAACCTGCACAACAAACTATTGTCACATCCTCGTCAGTGAAAGATCTTCTTGAACCGTTGCCTATAAAGAAGAT GAAACAACTTGGTGGGAAGCTTGGGAGCTCTCTGCAAACTGACCTTGGTGTAAATACTGTTGGGGATTTATTGCAGTTTTCTGAGGAAAAACTACAAGAGTTTTATGGTGTCAATACCGG CACCTGGCTGTGGAATATTGCGAGGGGTATTAGCGGGGATGAAGTTGAGGGTCGTGTGCTCCCTAAGAGCCATGGGTCCGGGAAGACATTTCCTGGACCTAGGGCTTTAAAAACTCTTTCTGCT GTTGAAAATTGGCTGAAAGAACTTTGTGATGAATTAAGTGAACGCCTTCAATCGGATCTGGAAAAGAATAAACGAATTGCCCATACACTTACACTGCATGCTAATGCTTATAAG TCTACAGATACAGATTCACACAAAAAGTTCCCTTCAAAATCATGTCCTTTGAGATATGGGGCAGGAAAGATGCAAGAAGATGCGGTAAATCTTTTCCAAGCTGGGTTACGTGAATACCTTGGGTCATACACAAATCCCTTGGCAAACCAGTGCGGTGGATGGGGAATTACTAATCTGTCTGTTTCAGCCTGCAAAATTGTTGCTATACCATCT GGTACTTCTTCGATCACAAGGTACTTCCATGGTCCTGATCAGTTACACGCTTCATCAGAACCGCCTGTTGAAAAAATTGTTCCTGAAGATGATAATTTATCACCATCAA GATCTGAAAGACCTTGTGTCTCTCATCAGACTGAACAGCAAACTGATTATGATGTGGAACCAACTTCAATTGCACATGATATCTCTAGTTCCGACAGGCATGAGAATGCATGTAAAGATGAG GCTAGTGGCGATTTCACTAGAGAAGCTTTCCAGTTATCTTCAG GAACTGATAGCTGTTCGACTTCGAAACAGAATGGACTACAACCAGGCTTACCTgagaaagaaacgaagataaagcacTCAAATAATGAAATAAGATTATACAACCAGAAAAGAAAGACAACAAAAGTTAat GGAACATCTTCCATCCTGAGATTTCTCCAAAGCAATGCTTACTCTTCatcaaaacaagaaaattccAGTGCCTCTCAAGAAACAAATTGCTCACCATCAG GGGTAGAACAACCGAATAAGAAGGGTGAAAACTTGACCCAGAGTCAAAATGAGAGAACAAATACATGGAGTTACAATGTTAATGAAATCGACCAATCCGTGGTTGATGAGTTACCACCGGAGATACAGGAAGAACTTCGTACTTGGGTTCGGCCGCAGAAGCGACAAAACATTGTAAAACGAG ACTTCATGTGTTACTGGGGATTCCACCTGAGCCAACTTTGTTAA
- the LOC122606136 gene encoding mitochondrial import inner membrane translocase subunit TIM22-4-like, giving the protein MNGAGGVMGVAWGLFAGALHNPITDSNMTFGQQIKFTARQMGARGWGHCKMFAVMGIVFSAAECVVEKARAKHDITNTVAAGCVTGAVTSARGGPQAACVGCAGFAAFSVALEKLLDRHE; this is encoded by the exons ATGAATGGTGCAGGAGGTGTAATGGGGGTGGCTTGGGGGTTGTTTGCTGGTGCATTGCACAATCCGATAACGGACAGTAATATGACTTTTGGACAGCAGATTAAGTTTACTGCCAGGCAGATGGGTGCAAGGGGCTGGGGTCACTGTAAAATGTTTGCTGTTATGGGAATTGTTTTCTCTGCTGCTGAATGTGTTGTTGAAAAG GCACGAGCAAAACATGACATCACCAACACAGTTGCAGCAGGATGTGTGACCGGGGCTGTGACGTCTGCAAGAG GTGGACCGCAGGCAGCTTGCGTAGGCTGTGCAGGGTTTGCTGCTTTTTCTGTGGCGTTAGAGAAGCTTTTGGACAGACACGAATGA